cTAAAGTAGAAGTAAATCAATATAAGTTTTTATCTCATTACAATAATTAACCATTAAAAGTAACAACAATCATCAATGTCAAACAATacgtttaaattatttttaataaactacGCCTGAACTGATTTACAAAATTTCGCTTCGACCATTCTTCTGTAGATCGAGAAGTCGGTGATCTTTTCATTAAAGGCTTTTTTCATCTCCTCGTCCGCTGCCCACTGAGCAAAGTCACTGCTCGTACCTTTCAGTATCCTCAGCATGCTCACACCTTCGTGAACTTTGCAGGCTTTCATCTTCCTTAGTTCCGCCGTGCAGCTGTCGAAGTAGTCGCGCAACTCGTCCCTGGAGTATATGATGTACATATCTTTCTCACTGACCCCTATTTGCATTATCTCGAAAAGAGCGAGTCTTCGCAGAAGAATACGCGCCACTGTCATCTTTCTGTAGGCGAACGACAGCGGCGTTTGGCCCTGCGTGGTCTCTTCGTCTACTCTGGCACCGTTATACAGCAAAAACTGAATCATCAAGATGAGATTCTTTTTTATCGCAGGCCGACGATCAGACGGCCAGAAGTTGTGGCTGGTATAACTCATCAACGCGTACATCAGTGGTGTGACGCCCAGATTGGTTTTGCCGTCGATTCTTGTACCGTTGCTCTGCAGGATCTTGGCTACCTTGGTGTTGCCGCTCCACGCCGCGAAGTGGAACGCGTTCAGCCCGTCGAAGCTCCTCACGTCCCAGTTGGTCACTGTGTTACTCCTTTGCAGGATGTTCATCACTTCAGCATCTTGATTACATGCAACCAAATGCAGCGCAGTTCTTCCCTTGGAATCAACATATCTAAGGTTACCTCCGCTTTCTATGAGAAACTCGACGGTTCTCTGGTTGCCGTAGAGAAGTGCCAGCTGGAATGGACTTTCGGCGTCGTACTCGGTGTGTTGAATGATCTCGTTGGGATTCAGACCTCTGTCCATCAGCATAGACATTATCTTGAGGCTACTGGTACCTTTGATGCCGGACATCACCGCAATGGATAAGGCATTGCCCCATCGAACTGTTTTTTGATGAATGTTTGCACCTCTCTTGATCAGAAGAGCGACTTGTGCGCAGTCGCGAATTGCAGCGGCTTCGAGTAGTGCTGACAGTCCTTCCGGGTCCGTTGCGTTGACATCTTCGCCCATTCTAATCATCAAGTCGGTAACTGAAGGTTTTCTCGTCCACAATGCGCAGCGTATGGGCCATTTGGCCTCTCGGAGTAAAGTTGCCATCTCGATGTCACTGATATCGAGGTACCTCAGACCCCTGCATACCTCTCTGCCGAACCACTTCTTGCTTCTCGGCATGAATTTCTTTCTAAACAATATGAGTGCGTTAATTCCGCGGCGGTTTTTGTGAGCGACGTTTGCACCTTCGCGTATGAGAAGATCGACGACTTTTCTCATCCGATCATCGCCCGGAGTCACCATGAGAATAGGCGTGTCTCCGAACGAATTCACAGCGTTGACGTCAACGCCATTATTTATCAAGAATTCGACGACTTCGCTATCACCGGCTCTGGCAGCGAGATGCAGGTGGGTATCTCCTTCACAGTCTACGTAACCGATTTCTCGCGGATTGTTTAGAAAGTAATCGATGGCATCTCCTTGCTCCATTGCAGACTGACTTAAAACTGatatttacttttgaaaaataaaacgaactTGTAAAGCACGCCGGACGAACGAACATTCAAACACGACGTTAGGATGAAGACACTCTAGATTGAGCTTCTAGCTAAGTGACTTGTAGCTACGAGTGTCTGAACTTGACTGATCGTCCACTGCTTTGCACCCCCGACGATACCTACCCTGTCGCTGCTAGAGCTGACCCAACCTGACCAACCAAACTACGCCCTCCATGCCGCGGTAGCCCAATCAGGTTCCTTGCTGCTCCGGGATCACCTCCCCTCTTGGACCTACTCCCACTCTGACACCCACGCCTGCGGCCCTGCCACTATGAGGCCCCTCCTATATCATATCAATCGTGAAAATAGCCATGCGCAAACTAAATGTTGCGATCAACATTGCTTATTAAACTTAGACACTTTAAACAAgtgtatttaaattatatccaAAGCTAAATTTACCGCGCAAGGATTAAAGCGCGACGACGAGGGTGAACTGCTGAACCTATAAGTAAGCGGCTTTATGACTGACCAAACGCGCATACATTACTCCAAGCTGGTCGAAAGCTTATTAGGAAGCCCTTCGCTGGTACGACGCCAAAGACGCGCGAAAGTGTAAGCGATAAAAAAGTACACGCACGCGCGAGTACTCGAGGTTCATGTTTTTACCTCGCAGCACTTACAACTATTTCGAATCACAACTATCATCGCTTCCTAAAACAATCGATTCTACAaaagcaaatgaaaaaaatcacgcaAGCGCtgaaaacacgcgcgcgcacagaaGGCGCAAGAAAGAGGAATGCAGCTCTCTGCACttggaagcgcgcgcgcgaaccaCTTGTTGCTATAGAGGCCGGAGATCGCGATTAGAGGCGCCGCTGTGCATTCTCCGcactctttctctgtctcgagcttctttctctcgcgcgtctCTTTTTGCCAGCCATGTATACGCGCTCGCTTCTACCTGCTCTTATCAGCTCTTTGTTTCTACGTGTGTTGCTAGACGCGCGTCGCCTCAGAGCTCGCGACGGCTCTTTGTTTTCGCGCTTTTTCTGCGCCCGCAGGAGGATAAAAAACGAGCCGAGGCTTTTTGTTCGTGGGACGGGGATTTGCGAGGCGTTTTGTTCAGTAGAGGCTTTTCGGATTTTCAAATGTTAcagcttttgaaaaaaagccaATTTGTATGCTAGATTGCAGCAAATATTTATTCACTGATAGCCGAAAAAAAAAGCATCCACTGAATGCCGAAAAGTCTCTAATTCGCTTATCGTCGTCAAAAAGGAACAACAAAGAGAAAATCTCTCGCCCACGCGTCCAATGTAAACGTTAACGCTTTTTTTGCACGTCACAAAGCTTTTCATCTATATACAAAAAAGCCTCGATCCATTGGCACTCCAATCTTGCAAATTAGCTGAATTGCTTTTaccggcggcggcagcgaaaATAATTGCCCTTTCGACCGGTGTTTTCGAGCAGGGCGCGTCGCGGCGCCGATGTCCACTCTTGAATAATGCAAATCGATCGAATCGAGTGCACGCGCGGAAATTCGCGTGCGCGCTGTACCGATAATGGCCCCGGCAAGTTATTCGTGATGTATGCCCGTTCATACGCGGCTATGAcggattttcaaattttcgaaATGAGGACGACATTTTTCGCCGAATTTCTGTGCTTGCGTTAGAAATGAAAGCTTTGTGTACACAGAAtgcgaaataaaaatttgtttttttgaaagagatAAATAGAGTGTCGACACGTGGTGGGAAAGTGTGGATCTTGATTACAAGGCTATCAAGCTGGCGATGCGGACTCGATATTCGAATGTCATCAACAGGTGTGCAGCAGTTTTTTCCCGGTGTTGTATTAGTTGACAAAAAGCAGAGGAATTTAATCGGCAGATCGTAAATGAATGTGAAAAAAACGGCAGTATAAAGGTCACTTTACATGCTCTTACAGTGAACGGtgagtgatttttttaaaacttttcttaCGCATTTTCGCCTCCTGAATCCGAATCGCGAGGGTTGATTGCTGGAAAATGCGTCCAGCAACAGTTATAAACagttaaaatataaaatttattgttgGATAATCCAAAATCGCGGTTGAAACTGGGGAAAAAAGTTTCTCAAAGctatttcattaatttttacaccaaatGCACTCAGTTTGAGAATGAGAAACGACTGGTTTTGCAAAAATCgctattttcttatttttcgaTGCAGTCGACAGTAACTTGCTTTACCGACCAAGCGCGCCTGGCGCCGCTCGGTTCAGTCTCGTGTGCGTTTACTGTCGACCGCATCGACAGCACGCGCCTGTCGTAAACAAGGAGCTCAATGGCACACCTTCTCCACCCCTCGACGACAGTCAGGTCAGATTTGGCCTGGCCTACACCTTTGGGGTTTCCCCAGGGTTCTAAGGCGGAAGATAGCGTTGGGAAAGCCCCGCGAATACCCTACCCCGTGTAGCAAGTACCGCCACCCTCGATTATCTACTCGTAAAGCAATAAACAATCTTTAATGCCCCAACCGACTATATAaggaatatttatatatggtGTATCTGCAAAAGTACGGCAGGTACTGCACAAGATTCTTTCATGTAATTTGAAAAGCGATTGCAAAACCAATTCGTCGGAACAAAAAGCTCGCGGGCGTAGTTTAACGCGACGACCTATACGTCGATCTCCTTTCCCTGGTGCTCGTGACCCGGTTTAGACGATCGACTTTCACTACTGTACGCGATCAGATCACACCCGCGCAACAAAAGATTCCACGACAAACGCCTACGACGCATCGTATAACTGGCTTTTATTGTGCAGTGATTCATTCGGCCGGCAAAATCGAATTTTATCACCGTGAAAATTAGAtcgcgattttttcaaattttcatccTATATACCCACACCTCGACAAACCTTCTCGAATAAAGCCTCGTTGCACTAATACACGAGTTTCGACGCGATCGTCGCGTATAGCACAGTGTTGTGTATCGATCCGACGAAAGCGCGTTACATTCTCGCTGATTGGACGTTGATTTGCGATGCGTGAACGAGCCTCTCGGCCGATGTCATTACGAGCTTTATGGGATTTGCTAGGCCTCGTCGGCTGATGCTTGTGACTATACATTAATGTGGGAAGGAGCGAGCGTATAGAGGCTGAAATGGAAAGTTGACGCGCGATGAGAGttaattcgatttttttctcgtgtAATACGCTCTGTGCTTTTATTGCTTTCGAAGCTGATGCGCAGGTATATGCCTACTGCCGACGCTTTCGGAGGAGTAATATAACGAAGGCACATGTATCCCAGCTGCGCGACGCTTTCGGTTCTGTCCTTATGCGGTATATGGCGTGTGCTGTAAACGTTGCCGTTTCCGCGTATGGAGACACGAAGACGCTGGGAGATATTTATAATACAGTAACAAATCGCTTGGCAAAATATgcaccaactatttttttttgttaaccTTACCCAGTACTAggtaagtataataaaataattggtaAGTTACCTGCTTTTTTGGTAACATTTATCAAGTTAttggtgcgtattttgccaagcggtttgttactgttaccaaccatttttctctgtgtgtgtttgatttatattaaCACTTAttgtaaatgaataaaaatccGCGAggtttcaaaataacttttataGCCTTACCCACGTAACGAAACCATATACAAAAACAGCTCATACGAGCACACGCATATCGATTCGCCGATCGCAGCTTTGCCAAAAGGGGCGCCAGTGTACGTATATAGGTAGGACATAGGCGCCGTCGAAGAACGCGTTCTCTCACGCTTTCACTCGGGATTACTACTATGTGTGTATAACGTACATATAGTGTACACATACTGCGACGTATATTGGTGCATTGTGAGCCTGTGTCATGGACGCCCTGTGTCTCATTACGCAATACACGGCCGTGGACCAttagtttctctctctctctctctctctctctctctctctctctctctctctctctctctctctctctctctctcactgcgaGAGACACAGTGGCTTTCTTCCGGGGATATATTATATGCGCGTACACCTACGCCTACTCGCAACATTTTGTTGCCGCTGACGAGAAATCGGTCGTCGTTTGGGAAATTTGCGTGGTCAGAGAcggtttttttaaaaagacgcCTAATTTGtcatatacaaaaatttgtatgtataatatagatttgaaatattatgaGTAGCATATTGAAAAAACATCATAACATTTTGACATCTtctaaaaaatacaataataacaTCCAGATACTAAAACAAacaagcaaaagaaaaaatctgtTTAGCACACACGTGTACACACGCTTACGAGAGTACGTGTGtatcatacacacacacacacacacacaagtcGAATCGGGCGCGGCAAGTTTGCTCGCTTGATTAGACTCGACCTCACCTCTCGCACGATCCGAACTCTCTCGCCTTAATTGGATATGAGAGCCAATGGATCGAGCTAGAGACGGATGAATAATCTCTCGCTCACGGCTCAATCCACATTTTCCTCCTCCTTCTAGATCACCGTTGAGGCAGATAAGCGCGTCTTATATATTGAATACCACGTATCCCTCGCCTGATACTGCACACATACGCGTCTCCGTCATCGATCCTGCGAACTGGCCTACATTTTCTATACATCTATACAAAACCGACGATGAATGTCATCAGGTCAGAGTCGTTCCCCCGCCGCGGGCTGTCGTCTCATCGACGAGATGCCAAAGAAGACAAGAGATTAAATTTCAGGATGCGCTTTTATTACGTACACACGTTGATGATAAAAGTGCAGCGACATTCCTCAAAGAAATTCGCtgatgtatacacacacaataACGAGATTCCTCCGCATagtggaaaagaaaaaaacgaagaGCAGACACTGGAGTTTTTATCGAATCACGTCCGCGGTCTGGGACGTCTCTCCTGAGAAATAGAAAGCCAGTAGTAGCGTGCGCGCCCTGGTCCTCTATGTATACCTGTACCTACCCTCTCGAAACGGAAATTATTCCCCGATGGAATCTAGCGATCCGTTTACACGCCGTCGTAAAATCGCGCCgtcgtgtatacacacaggaTACCGTCGCGCCCGACgactgtatatataggtatatgtttACGGTGAGCCGTAAAAGGCAGGAATTTTACTGGTCGTCTCCAACGCTGTCTTTATTTCCGCGAGTTTCCCTCTGCTTTGCTTCgttcgcttttttcttttccagtTATCTCTCGATCTTAATAATCTCGAATAATGCACGCCGCACTCTGCGAATCTGTATAGTTATATTTATAGAGAGTAGTCGACCTCGTCGCCTTCGTTCTCTCGAGTCTCATCTTAAAATTGATCCGTCAATATCCAAACTAAATATAATACGCGTGTATAATATTATCTGCGCCGCGAAATAGAAGCTCCAAGTTTAAAGCTCGCGCCAAGTTTCTTCGTAAACTCCTGGCAAAGTCGTCAAAATATCTCTCTTTTCGAGGAAGAAGATTAAAAGACAAAATCAGGATTTCGCTGCTCTGTGCTCCTGCTCACTTCTCCTGCGCGTAACAGACaccgcgcgtgtatgtgtatagaAAGCGGGAAGGAAAAGTATTGTATAGTCCCCTTGCCTCGTTAGTTCCGTCGACTAATTTGCATTTCGTCGCTGCGACAGATGCTCGCGACGCGGAAAGCGGAGCGCGAGAGTGAATTTCACCTTTCTTCCGACTTTACTCCATCGTACTCTCAAAACTTTGTACATTTGAAAATGTATTTGCGCAAATTGCAAAGTGTAGTTAATCGACGAGAGAATTTCTCGCACGGGCCGTTGTGCAAGAAGGTCAGAGGGCACGACATACCGACACGTATAGTTGTACCGGCCATTTCGACGCGgatcatacatatatatatatatatagctataagACGCGTAAACAGCGCCCGGATAGCCTTGGCTCTTGCTCATAatcgcttgtgtgtgtgtgcggatgTACACCTACACAGGAGCTGTTGTCCTGGTTCCCTCGGTGGGATGAGCACTAATTGCATCGCTCGATGAGTCGTGAGAGAGCCGTGGTCGTCTGATGCGATTATCGTGATGCGATTCAAGAGGAAGAGGCGCAAGCACGCGAGCTTTACAGCTGGCTGCTGCTGTACTGCACCGAGTTCGAAGGTCGAGAGGTGCCAAGTGCTGGCGGTGATTGGAAACGAAGGCTCATTTCAATGATACTCAATAAAGTCCCATACTTAAATCTGAAATCCGTCGCACGCGTCTCTCACGCGTCTCCAAAAGCCATAAACCGTAGACGTATTACCTGCTCCGAGTTTTATAACACTTTACGAGGGGAGCTGGCAGCCCGCGCACCTTCTACGCCCCTTAATGGCAGTCATCGGGGCAATGTGGGCCTTATGACGTTCGGGGATTCCCCAAGGGTGAAGGACAGTTGACAGCGCCGTCGATTTTATGACTCGTATATAACGACTCGCAgtgcttctctctttttttactcGCAAGTCATTACTAGAAATAAAACGCACACGTTTGTTAGCGCTTCGAAATCGCATTTTCCAATCCGGCGCGTGCGCCGCATCAGCCGCGTCTATACCCTCAAAGTACACgacacgcgtgtgtatacgtatagccTCGAACGAGGACATAATCCCTTAGTTGAGGGCGTGGGCACGCTTGGGCTTATAATCGCCGCTACACACGGGGACAGAGCGACGAGTTGTGACTCACGGAGGTATCTACATTACACCGCAGGGCCGTGTCTTCACCTTTGATTTGCAGATTTAAATGATACGTGTATAGCGTATACAGACGATGATTGTGTATAGCGTAGATTGTGTAGGGGGTGAAATGGGAGCTGCCAATTAGCGGAGTTTCGGGATCGGCAGTTGATTAATGGTATGGCTGTTGATCGATTTGCATGCGAATCGCTGATCGAGAGTAAGTAGCTCGTCGACTTGGATCTACTGAATAATGTCGATGGTCATTCGGACGGATACCCTGTAGCGGATTGTCGAAGGATGGATCATCGCTTGATAGTCTTGTTAATGATCCAACAAATAGGTTTTCGttaagatttttatattctctaaACATTGATCAAAGTAGAATTAAAATTTGTCAATATCACTAAACCCAAAACGAGTTCAACGCACCCGTGTACGATTATACCACACCTCCGTCAGACTCTCAGCTCGGCAAGATGACAGTAAATGCGAAACGAGCGTCGCGAACCCACAGGTGGTCGCGAGCGTCTGCGGAGAAAAAACGCGGCTCCTTTTAATTCCGCC
The sequence above is a segment of the Nasonia vitripennis strain AsymCx chromosome 3, Nvit_psr_1.1, whole genome shotgun sequence genome. Coding sequences within it:
- the LOC103317447 gene encoding ankyrin-1-like; translated protein: MEQGDAIDYFLNNPREIGYVDCEGDTHLHLAARAGDSEVVEFLINNGVDVNAVNSFGDTPILMVTPGDDRMRKVVDLLIREGANVAHKNRRGINALILFRKKFMPRSKKWFGREVCRGLRYLDISDIEMATLLREAKWPIRCALWTRKPSVTDLMIRMGEDVNATDPEGLSALLEAAAIRDCAQVALLIKRGANIHQKTVRWGNALSIAVMSGIKGTSSLKIMSMLMDRGLNPNEIIQHTEYDAESPFQLALLYGNQRTVEFLIESGGNLRYVDSKGRTALHLVACNQDAEVMNILQRSNTVTNWDVRSFDGLNAFHFAAWSGNTKVAKILQSNGTRIDGKTNLGVTPLMYALMSYTSHNFWPSDRRPAIKKNLILMIQFLLYNGARVDEETTQGQTPLSFAYRKMTVARILLRRLALFEIMQIGVSEKDMYIIYSRDELRDYFDSCTAELRKMKACKVHEGVSMLRILKGTSSDFAQWAADEEMKKAFNEKITDFSIYRRMVEAKFCKSVQA